Genomic segment of Iocasia fonsfrigidae:
AACTGGCTTTATACCTCCAGTAATTATCCTATCAATATAACTATAAACCAATTTAACCTCATCTGAATTAAACAAATCCTGAATCAAAAATTCCTTCCTCATCTTTTCTGTTGTATAATGTTTTGCATCTTCCGGGTGTACCCCATTTCTAATTTCCATACTAAACTTCATCCTTTCCTTAATTTAAGATTTTATTAAATTGAAATACGTATTTAAAAATACTAAAACAGGAAAAATCACCTCCTAAAAAAACAAACCTGGAACCCATAATGAAACTTTCGGAAAAAAAGTCACTAAAATTAAAACTAATATATTACAGGCCAGAAAAGGTAGTGTTTCTTTAGCAATATCCATTATCGGCATATCAGAAATCTTTGATGCTGCATTTAAACACATTCCTATTGGTGGTGTTGCCAGACCAATACCAAGTCCTACAATTAAAATTGCCCCCAGTTGTAAAAGATCCATACCCAGGGTCTCCATTACTGGAACCAGGACAGGGCCAAGTAACAATAAAGCCGGACTTACATCAATGAACATTCCTATTAATAATATAAGTATGTCCAAAAAAAACAAAATCCAGAAATAGCTAACATTAAGTGATAGGATAAAATCACCAATTATGTCTGGTATCCTTTCAAAAGCTAAAATCCAGATGAATGTATAGGCAAAAGAAATTATAATCATAATAGTGCTGGAAGTAAGTATTGTCTCTCTGGCAACCTCTTTAAAACGATTAATTTTTAATTTCCTGTAGACTAAAAAACCAATTATAACTGCATACAAAACAGCTATTCCAGCTGATTCAGTAGCTGTAGCAATACCAAAAGAAACAGAAAGCACTATAAAAAGTGGCATTGATATAGAAAGCACCCCATCGACAGATCTTT
This window contains:
- a CDS encoding TRAP transporter large permease; amino-acid sequence: MAVTALILTLLFFIIIGLPISFSLGLSSIVYFVFNPNFLIMIPQRMWAGANSSVMVALPLFCMAGMLMNLSGITRKIIDFCSYLVKPFKGGLGEVNVIASMIFGGVSGSSVSDTSALGSVLIPEMEKRGFSKAFATGITVGSSTVGMIIPPSIPMIIYSTISNESIGALFLAGLVPGILIGISQLILVYIISRRNNHPIEEGKFEFKEMLKRSVDGVLSISMPLFIVLSVSFGIATATESAGIAVLYAVIIGFLVYRKLKINRFKEVARETILTSSTIMIIISFAYTFIWILAFERIPDIIGDFILSLNVSYFWILFFLDILILLIGMFIDVSPALLLLGPVLVPVMETLGMDLLQLGAILIVGLGIGLATPPIGMCLNAASKISDMPIMDIAKETLPFLACNILVLILVTFFPKVSLWVPGLFF